A region from the Populus trichocarpa isolate Nisqually-1 chromosome 18, P.trichocarpa_v4.1, whole genome shotgun sequence genome encodes:
- the LOC7461606 gene encoding glutamate receptor 2.8 isoform X3, which translates to MAIPKQKFTLPFFTLLLVNLWSNQMVIMAMESIPIGVVLDLNSTVGEMAESCMSMAVSDFYALNVDFKTRLALFTRDSSSDVVAATSSVLDLMKKQVHAIIGPQKSSQAKFVIELGGKAEVPIVSFSATSPTLSATQSKYFVRTVQDDSSQVKAIASIVQAYGWREIVLIYEDTEYGNGLVPLLLEAFQEIDTRVPYGSRIPLYFNDTQIMRELSKLKAMQKSIFLVHMSASLGSRLFLLAKDAGMMSEGYAWLVTAGLSTLLDPLGSEVMDSMRGVLGIKPHVPTSKKLESFKSRWRKNFTISKPQSKINELNLFGLWAYDTVWAIAMAVEKAGIVHSRYVKPNTSEGTVDIAALGKSETGPRLLSSILSTRFQGLSGDFHLAGGERVPSAFEILNLIGKAERVIGYWTPERGLSRNLYTNGKIASSTSKNRLKEPIWPGDTTQQPKRLRIGVPLKTGFNEFIEVEWNPEDDKPIVSGFTRDVFVSVVEALPFPLPYEFIPFVNKNKQSAGTYNDLLDQIKLKNFDAAVGDITIIANRSTYVDFTLPFSESGITMVVLTKRDERENMWIFLKPLSLELWLTTGIAFILTGLVVWVLEHRENKVFRGKPAQQLGTTLWFSFSTLFFAHREKVVNNWTRFVLIIWIFVVLIISQSYTASLASILTVKRLQPTFVDVKEIRKNGYFVGHQKDSFVKDFLVKQLNFNDTMLREYSTPEEYHDALSRGTHNGGVAAIFAEIPYIKLFLAKYCSKFQMVGPTYKTDGFGFAFPLGSPLVPYISRAILNVTQDKDKMDEIERRNFGGETTCSDQAAMVPSGGLGLPSFGGLFIITGVASMSALLIYVTKFLYIHWPASNTMDQERSFYLRVLELAKHFDKEDPSAHHLNGAGSRVHAVPSVEIVGASPDIDDARSHSRTSSEGSGDIIGDQDHDNHTPRNSAANPEPPHTP; encoded by the exons ATGGCAATTCCGAAGCAGAAATTCACCCTGCCTTTTTTCACCCTTCTCTTGGTTAATCTCTGGTCCAACCAAATGGTGATCATGGCAATGGAGAGTATACCAATAGGAGTAGTTCTTGATTTGAACTCTACAGTTGGAGAAATGGCAGAGAGCTGCATGTCCATGGCAGTCTCCGATTTCTATGCTCttaatgttgattttaaaacGAGACTCGCTCTTTTCACTAGGGATTCCAGCAGTGATGTCGTTGCTGCAACTTCTTCAG TGCTGGATTTAATGAAGAAACAAGTGCATGCTATCATAGGGCCTCAAAAGTCATCGCAAGCTAAGTTTGTGATAGAGCTTGGAGGAAAAGCGGAGGTTCCGATTGTTTCTTTCTCAGCCACAAGCCCAACTCTTTCTGCAACTCAAAGCAAATATTTTGTCCGGACAGTCCAGGATGATTCTTCACAAGTGAAAGCAATAGCCAGCATTGTCCAAGCTTATGGTTGGCGGGAGATTGTACTAATCTATGAAGACACCGAATATGGAAATGGTTTGGTTCCACTTTTGTTAGAAGCCTTCCAAGAGATCGACACTCGAGTCCCTTATGGAAGTAGAATTCCTTTGTATTTCAACGACACTCAAATCATGAGGGAGCTCAGCAAGTTGAAGGCGATGCAGAAGAGTATATTTCTAGTGCACATGTCAGCCTCCCTTGGGTCCAGGCTGTTCTTACTTGCCAAGGATGCAGGAATGATGAGCGAAGGATATGCATGGCTCGTGACAGCTGGATTATCCACCTTGTTAGATCCTCTAGGTTCTGAAGTCATGGATTCAATGCGAGGTGTGTTGGGTATAAAGCCACATGTACCGACTTCAAAGAAACTTGAAAGTTTTAAATCAAGATGGAGAAAGAATTtcaccataagcaaaccacaaAGTAAGATCAATGAATTAAACCTTTTCGGTTTGTGGGCATATGATACAGTTTGGGCAATAGCAATGGCTGTAGAAAAGGCTGGTATTGTGCATTCTAGATACGTAAAGCCGAATACTAGTGAAGGCACAGTTGACATTGCTGCCTTGGGAAAATCTGAAACGGGGCCAAGACTCCTAAGCTCCATATTAAGCACAAGATTTCAAGGCCTAAGTGGGGACTTCCATTTGGCTGGTGGAGAAAGGGTACCTTCAGCATTTGAAATACTCAATTTGATCGGAAAAGCAGAGAGAGTCATTGGATATTGGACTCCAGAGAGAGGACTCTCACGAAACTTGTATACTAATGGTAAAATAGCATCTTCAACTTCCAAAAACAGACTGAAGGAGCCAATTTGGCCAGGAGACACAACCCAGCAGCCAAAGAGGTTGAGGATTGGGGTTCCACTGAAAACTGGTTTTAATGAGTTTATCGAAGTGGAATGGAATCCTGAAGATGATAAACCTATTGTTTCAGGTTTCACCCGAGATGTTTTCGTCTCCGTGGTTGAAGCATTACCATTCCCCCTTCCGTATGAGTTCATTCCCTTCGTCAACAAAAATAAGCAGAGTGCTGGGACTTACAATGATCTTCTTGACCAAATCAAACTAAAG AATTTTGATGCTGCGGTGGGAGATATAACAATAATTGCCAATCGCTCAACATATGTGGATTTTACGTTGCCTTTTTCAGAATCAGGCATCACAATGGTAGTTTTGACAAAACGTGATGAGAGGGAAAACATGTGGATTTTCTTGAAGCCACTAAGCCTGGAGCTTTGGTTAACAACTGGAATAGCATTCATCCTCACTGGCTTAGTGGTGTGGGTGCTCGAACACCGTGAAAACAAAGTGTTCAGGGGAAAACCAGCGCAGCAACTTGGCACAACGTTGTGGTTCTCCTTTTCAACCCTCTTCTTTGCACATA GGGAGAAGGTGGTGAATAACTGGACAAGATTTGTATTGATCATATGGATTTTTGTGGTGCTAATCATATCACAGAGTTACACTGCTAGCTTAGCCTCAATTTTGACTGTAAAGCGGTTGCAGCCTACATTTGTTGATGTCAAAGAGATTAGAAAGAATGGTTACTTTGTAGGACACCagaaggattcttttgtgaAAGACTTCCTCGTAAAACAATTGAACTTCAATGACACCATGTTGAGGGAATATAGCACTCCAGAAGAGTATCATGATGCATTGTCTCGTGGAACCCACAATGGTGGTGTAGCTGCTATCTTTGCTGAAATTCCCTACATCAAACTCTTTCTAGCAAAGTATTGCTCCAAATTCCAAATGGTAGGACCAACCTACAAAACCGATGGATTTGGCTTT GCATTTCCCCTTGGATCCCCACTGGTCCCTTACATTTCAAGGGCAATCTTGAATGTCACAcaagataaagataaaatggACGAAATTGAACGAAGGAACTTTGGTGGCGAAACCACTTGCTCAGATCAAGCTGCCATGGTACCCTCTGGTGGTCTTGGTTTACCCAGCTTCGGAGGCCTCTTCATCATCACAGGAGTTGCTTCCATGTCTGCTCTTCTGATATATGTCACGAAGTTCCTTTACATTCATTGGCCTGCTTCGAACACCATGGATCAAGAAAGATCCTTTTACTTGAGAGTTCTTGAATTGGCAAAACATTTTGACAAGGAAGATCCATCAGCTCATCATCTTAATGGAGCTGGGTCAAGAGTTCACGCTGTACCAAGTGTCGAAATAGTTGGAGCTTCACCTGATATCGATGATGCACGTAGCCATTCAAGGACTTCCAGTGAAGGATCTGGAGACATCATTGGAGATCAAGACCATGACAATCATACCCCAAGGAACAGTGCTGCAAACCCCGAACCCCCACACACACCGTAG
- the LOC18107772 gene encoding uncharacterized protein LOC18107772 yields MASTKVQRIMTQPINLIFRFLQSKARIQIWLFEQKDLRIEGRIIGFDEYMNLVLEDAEEVNIKKKSRKSLGRILLKGDNITLMMNTGK; encoded by the exons ATGGCGAGCACCAAAGTGCAGCGTATTATGACCCAACCCATT AACTTGATTTTCAGGTTTCTTCAAAGT AAAGCTCGCATTCAGATTTGGCTTTTTGAGCAGAAGGACTTGAGGATTGAAGGCCGAATCATT GGGTTTGATGAGTACATGAATTTGGTTTTGGAAGATGCTGAAGAAGTCAATATCAAGAAAAAGAGCAGAAAGTCTTTAG GAAGGATTCTTCTTAAAGGAGACAACATTACTCTGATGATGAACAC GGGAAAGTAA
- the LOC7461604 gene encoding probable receptor-like serine/threonine-protein kinase At5g57670, protein MIPPAPSKILIGISSDLDDSNELLSWAIRVLAQPNDTIVAIYVLVGEESKNKQSQIRQAKAHVISVLGEFARTCQSKQIGLEAKVGFSSSIARGLIEEAKSISADYLLLRHLRNQSNRTWHRVIRFCFEHASETCTVLSLGKCERRPDSATTRETHQPSSKWLSKNDDGNTRSGRTSSSVEKHINSETKRLNSSPRTVLYEIETESHSTEDDTFSFGGSSTTESPPLATNFNGQSKTKKQTSTCKLISSIFASPMRKINRSVSNKQKQQSLLKCFTYEEIANATNNFHPDNIVGRGGYSEVYRGDLSDGRTIAVKMLTKDNKDVTKEKEFLLELGIIGHVSHPNTANLLGCCIENGLYLIFNFSQNGNLASALHSKTGESLQWPVRHKIALGVARGLHYLHKCCKHRIIHRDIKASNVLLGPDYEPQITDFGLAKWLPNKWTHHAVIPIEGTFGYIAPEYFMHGIVDEKTDVYAFGVLLLEIITGRRPVDSSKQNLLLWAKPLMESGNIMELADPELKGKFDPDQMHRVVLTASYCVRQSSPWRPSMSEVLELLTGGHDSEVARSWRMPKFTSDELDDYSVTFGYDVAVDIASEDYL, encoded by the exons ATGATCCCTCCAGCTCCTTCCAAAATACTCATTGGCATCTCATCAGACCTAGACGATAGCAACGAGCTTCTTTCATGGGCAATTAGAGTTCTTGCTCAACCAAATGACACCATTGTTGCCATATATGTTCTTG TTGGTGAGGAGTCAAAGAACAAACAATCGCAGATTCGACAAGCAAAGGCACATGTTATATCTGTGCTTGGAGAGTTTGCCAGGACCTGCCAGTCTAAGCAG ATAGGTTTGGAGGCCAAAGTGGGATTTAGTTCTAGTATTGCTAGAGGTCTAATCGAGGAAGCAAAATCCATTTCAgctgattatcttcttcttcgtcaCTTGAGAAACCAATCAAATAG AACTTGGCATCGAGTTATAAGGTTTTGTTTCGAGCATGCCTCAGAAACCTGCACAGTACTTTCATTAGGGAAATGTGAAAGACGGCCGGATTCGGCAACTACAAGAG AGACTCATCAACCAAGTTCAAAGTGGTTGAGCAAGAACGATGATGGTAACACTCGTAGCGGCAGGACTTCCTCCTCTGTTGAAAAGCATATAAACTCAGAAACAAAGAGACTGAACTCTTCACCAAGAActgttttatatgaaattgaaacagAATCTCACAGTACAGAAGATGATACCTTCAGTTTCGGAGGCTCAAGCACTACAGAGTCCCCTCCTCTGGCTACCAATTTCAATGGCCAATCAAAGACAAAGAAGCAGACGTCTACCTGTAAACTTATCTCCTCAATTTTTGCTTCaccaatgagaaaaataaataggagTGTTTCCAACAAACAAAAGCAACAGTCTTTGTTAAAATGCTTCACCTATGAGGAAATTGCCAATGCCACAAACAACTTCCACCCAG ACAATATAGTAGGTCGAGGAGGGTATTCAGAAGTATATAGAGGTGATCTTTCTGATGGCAGAACTATTGCGGTAAAGATGCTAACCAAGGACAACAAGGATGTTACTAAAGAGAAAGAGTTCCTGCTGGAATTGGGAATTATTGGACATGTCAGCCATCCCAATACTGCAAACTTACTTGGCTGCTGCATTGAAAATGGACTCTAcctgattttcaatttctctcAGAATGGAAATTTGGCATCTGCATTGCACA GTAAAACAGGTGAGTCACTTCAGTGGCCAGTAAGACACAAGATTGCCCTTGGAGTGGCTAGGGGTCTGCATTATCTCCACAAATGCTGCAAGCACCGAATAATACATCGTGACATAAAAGCCTCTAATGTTCTTCTAGGACCTGATTATGAGCCACAG ATAACTGATTTTGGGCTTGCGAAATGGCTTCCTAACAAGTGGACTCACCACGCTGTGATTCCAATTGAGGGTACATTTGGATACATAGCACCGGAGTACTTCATGCACGGAATTGTGGATGAGAAAACTGATGTTTACGCATTTGGAGTTCTTCTTTTGGAGATCATAACCGGCCGGAGGCCTGTGGACTCATCGAAGCAAAACCTTCTTTTATGG GCAAAGCCTCTGATGGAATCTGGAAACATCATGGAACTAGCAGATCCggaattgaaaggaaaatttGATCCAGACCAAATGCATAGAGTTGTGCTAACAGCTTCATATTGTGTGAGACAATCCTCACCATGGCGTCCATCAATGAGTGAG GTGTTAGAGCTTCTAACCGGCGGCCATGACTCTGAAGTTGCAAGAAGCTGGAGGATGCCAAAGTTTACATCTGATGAGTTGGATGATTACTCCGTGACTTTTGGATATGATGTTGCAGTTGATATTGCTTCGGAGGATTATTTGTAA
- the LOC7461606 gene encoding glutamate receptor 2.2 isoform X1, which translates to MAIPKQKFTLPFFTLLLVNLWSNQMVIMAMESIPIGVVLDLNSTVGEMAESCMSMAVSDFYALNVDFKTRLALFTRDSSSDVVAATSSVLDLMKNDQVHAIIGPQKSSQAKFVIELGGKAEVPIVSFSATSPTLSATQSKYFVRTAQDDSSQVKAISSIVQAYGWREIVPIYEDTEYGNGLVPFLLDAFQEIDTRVPYGSRIPLYFNDTQIMSELHKLKEMKKSIFLVHMSASLGSRLFLLAKDAGMMSEGYAWLVTAGLSALLDPLGSEVMDSMQGVLGIKPHIPSSKKLESFKSRWRKKFTISKPQSKINELNLFGLWAYDTVWAIAMAVEKAGIVHSRYVKPNTSESTVDIAALGKSETGPRLLSSILSTRFQGLGGDFHLAGGERVPSAFEILNLIGKAERVIGYWTPERGLSRNLYTNGKIAYSTSKNKLKEPIWPGDTTQQPKRLRIGVPLKTGFNEFIKVEWNPEDDKPIVSGFTRDVFVSVVEALPFPLPYEFIPFVNKNKQSAGTYNDLLEQIKLKNFDAAVGDITIIANRSTYVDFTLPFSESGITMVVLTKRDERENMWIFLKPLSLELWLTTGIAFILTGLVVWVLEHRENKVFRGKPAQQLGTTLWFSFSTLFFAHREKVVNNWTRFVLIIWIFVVLIISQSYTASLASILTVKRLQPTFVDVKEIRKNGYFVGHQKDSFVKDFLVKQLKFNDTMLREYSTPEEYHDALSRGTHNGGVAAIFAGIPYVKLFLAKYSSKFQMVGQPYKNDGFGFAFPLGSPLVPYISRAILNVTQDKDKMDEIERRNFGGETTCSDQPSMEPSGGLGLPSFGGLFIITGVASMSALLIYVTKFLYIHWPASNTMDQERSFYLRVLELAKHFDKEDPSAHHLNGAGSRVHAVPSVEIVGASPDIDDARSHSRTSSEGSGDIIGDQDHDNHTPRNSAANPEPPHTP; encoded by the exons ATGGCAATTCCGAAGCAGAAATTCACCCTGCCTTTTTTCACCCTTCTCTTGGTTAATCTCTGGTCCAACCAAATGGTGATCATGGCAATGGAGAGTATACCAATAGGAGTAGTTCTTGATTTGAACTCTACAGTTGGAGAAATGGCAGAGAGCTGCATGTCCATGGCAGTCTCCGATTTCTATGCTCttaatgttgattttaaaacGAGACTCGCTCTTTTCACTAGGGATTCCAGCAGTGATGTCGTTGCTGCAACTTCTTCAG TGCTGGATTTAATGAAGAATGATCAAGTGCATGCTATCATAGGGCCTCAAAAGTCATCGCAAGCTAAGTTTGTCATAGAGCTTGGAGGAAAAGCAGAGGTTCCGATTGTTTCTTTCTCAGCCACTAGCCCAACTCTTTCTGCAACTCAAAGCAAATATTTTGTCCGGACAGCCCAGGATGATTCTTCTCAAGTGAAAGCAATATCCAGCATTGTCCAAGCTTATGGTTGGCGGGAGATTGTACCAATCTATGAAGACACCGAATATGGAAATGGTTTGGTTCCATTTTTGTTAGATGCCTTTCAAGAGATCGACACTCGAGTCCCTTATGGCAGTCGAATTCCTTTGTATTTCAATGACACTCAAATCATGAGCGAGCTCCACAAGTTGAAGGAGATGAAGAAGAGTATATTTCTAGTGCACATGTCAGCCTCCCTTGGGTCCAGGCTGTTCTTACTTGCCAAGGATGCAGGAATGATGAGCGAAGGATATGCATGGCTCGTGACAGCTGGATTATCCGCCTTGTTAGATCCTCTAGGTTCTGAAGTCATGGATTCAATGCAAGGTGTGTTGGGTATAAAGCCACATATACCATCTTCAAAGAAACTCGAAAGTTTTAAATCAAGATGGAGAAAGAAATtcaccataagcaaaccacaaAGTAAGATCAATGAATTAAACCTTTTCGGTTTGTGGGCATATGATACAGTTTGGGCAATAGCAATGGCTGTAGAAAAGGCTGGTATTGTGCATTCTAGATACGTAAAGCCGAATACTAGTGAAAGCACAGTTGACATTGCTGCCTTGGGAAAATCTGAAACGGGTCCAAGACTCCTAAGCTCCATATTAAGCACAAGATTTCAAGGCCTAGGTGGGGACTTCCATTTGGCTGGTGGAGAAAGGGTACCTTCAGCATTTGAAATACTCAATTTGATCGGAAAAGCAGAGAGAGTCATTGGATATTGGACTCCAGAGAGAGGACTCTCACGAAACTTGTATACTAATGGTAAAATAGCATATTCAACTTCCAAAAACAAACTGAAGGAGCCAATTTGGCCAGGAGACACAACCCAGCAGCCAAAGAGGTTGAGGATTGGGGTTCCACTGAAAACTGGTTTTAATGAGTTTATCAAAGTGGAATGGAATCCTGAAGATGATAAACCTATTGTTTCAGGTTTCACCCGAGATGTTTTCGTCTCCGTGGTTGAAGCATTACCATTCCCCCTTCCGTATGAGTTCATTCCCTTCGTCAACAAAAATAAGCAGAGTGCAGGGACTTACAATGATCTTCTTGAGCAAATCAAACTAAAG AATTTTGATGCTGCGGTGGGAGATATAACAATAATTGCCAATCGCTCAACATATGTGGATTTTACGTTGCCTTTTTCAGAATCAGGCATCACAATGGTAGTTTTGACAAAACGTGATGAGAGGGAAAACATGTGGATTTTCTTGAAGCCACTAAGCCTGGAGCTTTGGTTAACAACTGGAATAGCATTCATCCTCACTGGCTTAGTGGTGTGGGTGCTCGAACACCGTGAAAACAAAGTGTTCAGGGGAAAACCAGCGCAGCAACTTGGCACAACGTTGTGGTTCTCCTTTTCAACCCTCTTCTTTGCACATA GGGAGAAGGTGGTGAATAACTGGACAAGATTTGTATTGATCATATGGATTTTTGTGGTGCTAATCATATCACAGAGTTACACTGCTAGCTTAGCCTCAATTTTGACTGTAAAGCGGTTGCAGCCTACATTTGTTGATGTCAAAGAGATTAGAAAGAATGGTTACTTTGTAGGACACCagaaggattcttttgtgaAAGACTTCCTCGTAAAACAATTGAAATTCAATGACACCATGTTGAGGGAATATAGCACTCCAGAAGAGTATCATGATGCATTGTCTCGTGGAACCCACAATGGTGGTGTAGCTGCTATCTTTGCTGGAATTCCCTACGTCAAACTCTTTCTAGCAAAGTATTCCTCCAAATTCCAAATGGTAGGACAACCCTATAAAAACGATGGATTTGGCTTT GCATTTCCCCTTGGATCCCCACTGGTCCCTTACATTTCAAGGGCAATCTTGAATGTCACAcaagataaagataaaatggACGAAATTGAACGAAGGAACTTTGGTGGCGAAACCACTTGCTCAGATCAACCTTCCATGGAACCCTCTGGTGGTCTTGGTTTACCCAGCTTCGGAGGCCTCTTCATCATCACAGGAGTTGCTTCCATGTCTGCTCTTCTGATATATGTCACGAAGTTCCTTTACATTCATTGGCCTGCTTCGAACACCATGGATCAAGAAAGATCCTTTTACTTGAGAGTTCTTGAATTGGCAAAACATTTTGACAAGGAAGATCCATCAGCTCATCATCTTAATGGAGCTGGGTCAAGAGTTCACGCTGTACCAAGTGTCGAAATAGTTGGAGCTTCACCTGATATCGATGATGCACGTAGCCATTCAAGGACTTCCAGTGAAGGATCTGGAGACATCATTGGAGATCAAGACCATGACAATCATACCCCAAGGAACAGTGCTGCAAACCCCGAACCCCCACACACACCGTAG
- the LOC127904698 gene encoding uncharacterized protein LOC127904698 → MQVSSGENERSINSSCRATEYTELMVGSLREDFRKKMKVTEDHRQERSTQNNYHHKDQLLNHENPRLPPVVRDQEEEEFSFVCANPSGPLISAEDIFQNGMIRPIYTLCNRDDLQFAEDVRIKAKTSTPSTPLMFMEERSETEGPCCVWSGGHTVSRNQQICKKRNFTRFSKLRRIREFVLPSCRLLGSDAFILFDHKYYSSKHPTTIRTTASKNVLNQEKKK, encoded by the exons ATGCAGGTGAGTTCGGGTGAGAATGAACGCTCCATTAATTCTAGTTGTCGTGCAACCGAATATACAGAGTTAATGGTGGGCAGTTTGAGGGAagatttcagaaaaaaaatgaaagtaacCGAAGATCATCGGCAGGAGAGATCCACACAAAACAATTACCACCATAAAGATCAGCTTTTAAACCACGAGAATCCACGTCTACCACCAGTGGTAAGAGatcaggaggaggaggaatttAGTTTCGTATGCGCAAATCCTTCAGGACCCTTGATATCTGCAGAAGATATATTCCAAAATGGTATGATTAGGCCGATTTACACTTTATGCAACCGTGATGATCTCCAGTTTGCCGAGGATGTTAGAATTAAAGCAAAAACATCAACCCCATCAACTCCGTTAATGTTCATGGAAGAGCGCAGCGAAACGGAGGGACCGTGCTGCGTGTGGTCAGGGGGCCACACGGTATCACGAAATCAACAGATATGCAAGAAGAGAAACTTCACAAG GTTTTCAAAGCTAAGGAGAATACGAGAATTTGTTCTTCCAAGTTGCAGACTGCTTGGCAGCGACGCCTTCATCCTCTttgatcataaatattattcttcTAAACATCCAACAACAATAAGGACGACTGCCAGCAAAAATGTTCTTAatcaggagaagaagaaatag